The proteins below come from a single Lasioglossum baleicum chromosome 20, iyLasBale1, whole genome shotgun sequence genomic window:
- the LOC143218752 gene encoding uncharacterized protein LOC143218752 isoform X3, which produces MKRLICLTAALFIFRIVFSLPLNGESEVKNIASSTINSPGRGCPEGQMMDAGKCRDVLDNPDEVFSAPLNERLERAVVEAVRDCPEGLMRDDGGKCREVLHIPDEGNHLYENCYLIFYFPRGGISITTFIFRIVFPTPLNEGFKGRTPRSNGMIRAPVRSCPDEQGWYAEKCRNGLNNPYQVFPTPLNEGFNGITSRLNGMIRPPVRSCPDEQGWYAEKCRNGLNNPYKVFPTPLNEGFNGITSRSNGMIRAPVRSCPDEQGWYAEKCRNGLNNPYKVFPTPLNEGFNGITSRLNGMIRPPVRSCPDEQGWYAEKCRNGLNNPYKVFPTPLNEGFNGITSRLNGMIRPPVRSCPDEQGWYAEKCRNGLNNPYQVFPTPLNEGFNGITSRLNGMIRPPVRSCPDEQGWYAEKCRNGLNNPYEVFPTPLNEGFKGRTPRSNGMIRAPVRSCPDEQGWYAEKCRNGLNNPYQVFPTPLNEGVKGITPRSNGMIRPPVRSCPDDQGWYTEKCWNGLNNPYEVFPTPLNEGLRFQGKPAGFRGYGGAVVGGPDRVCEKGLMREAGKCREVLDIPLEVPSESN; this is translated from the exons ATGAAACGATTGATATGTTTGACAGCCGCTCTTTTCATATTTCGGATCGTTTTTTCCTTGCCATTAAACGGAGAGTCAGAAGTGAAAAATATTGCATCTTCCACGATTAACTCTCCTGGTCGTGGTTGTCCAGAGGGACAGATGATGGATGCTGGAAAGTGTCGAGATGTTCTGGATAACCCAGATGAAG TGTTTTCGGCGCCATTAAACGAACGGTTAGAACGGGCAGTAGTCGAAGCAGTTCGTGATTGTCCAGAGGGACTGATGAGGGATGATGGTGGAAAGTGTCGAGAGGTTCTGCATATCCCAGATGAAGGTAACcatctttatgaaaattgttatcttatcttttattttccgcGAGGTGGTATTTCCATCACTACTTTCATATTTCGAATAGTGTTTCCGACGCCATTAAACGAAGGGTTCAAAGGGAGAACACCCAGATCAAATGGTATGATTAGAGCTCCTGTACGTAGTTGTCCAGATGAACAGGGGTGGTATGCTGAAAAGTGTCGGAATGGTCTGAATAACCCATATCAAG TGTTTCCGACGCCATTAAACGAAGGGTTCAATGGGATAACATCCAGATTAAATGGTATGATTAGACCTCCTGTACGTAGTTGTCCAGATGAACAGGGGTGGTATGCTGAAAAGTGTCGAAATGGTCTGAATAACCCATATAAAG TGTTTCCGACGCCATTAAACGAAGGGTTCAATGGGATAACATCCAGATCAAATGGTATGATTAGAGCTCCTGTACGTAGTTGTCCAGATGAACAGGGGTGGTATGCTGAAAAGTGTCGAAATGGTCTGAATAACCCATATAAAG TGTTTCCGACGCCATTAAACGAAGGGTTCAATGGGATAACATCCAGATTAAATGGTATGATTAGACCTCCTGTACGTAGTTGTCCAGATGAACAGGGGTGGTATGCTGAAAAGTGTCGAAATGGTCTGAATAACCCATATAAAG TGTTTCCGACGCCATTAAACGAAGGGTTCAATGGGATAACATCCAGATTAAATGGTATGATTAGACCTCCTGTACGTAGTTGTCCGGATGAACAGGGGTGGTATGCTGAAAAGTGTCGAAATGGTCTGAATAACCCATATCAAG TGTTTCCCACGCCATTAAACGAAGGGTTCAATGGGATAACATCCAGATTAAATGGTATGATTAGACCTCCTGTACGTAGTTGTCCAGATGAACAGGGGTGGTATGCTGAAAAGTGTCGAAATGGTCTGAATAACCCATATGAAG TGTTTCCGACGCCATTAAACGAAGGGTTCAAAGGGAGAACACCCAGATCAAATGGTATGATTAGAGCTCCTGTACGTAGTTGTCCAGATGAACAGGGGTGGTATGCTGAAAAGTGTCGAAATGGTCTGAATAACCCATATCAAG TGTTTCCGACGCCATTAAACGAAGGGGTCAAAGGGATAACACCCAGATCAAATGGTATGATTAGACCTCCTGTACGTAGTTGTCCAGATGATCAGGGGTGGTATACTGAAAAGTGTTGGAATGGTCTGAATAACCCATATGAAG TGTTTCCGACGCCATTAAACGAAGGGTTGCGGTTCCAAGGGAAACCAGCCGGTTTTCGTGGTTATGGTGGTGCTGTGGTTGGTGGTCCTGATCGTGTTTGTGAGAAGGGACTGATGAGGGAAGCTGGAAAGTGTCGAGAGGTTCTGGATATCCCACTTGAAG TGCCGTCCGAATCTAACTAG
- the LOC143218752 gene encoding uncharacterized protein LOC143218752 isoform X4, translated as MKRLICLTAALFIFRIVFSLPLNGESEVKNIASSTINSPGRGCPEGQMMDAGKCRDVLDNPDEVFSAPLNERLERAVVEAVRDCPEGLMRDDGGKCREVLHIPDEGNHLYENCYLIFYFPRGGISITTFIFRIVFPTPLNEGFKGRTPRSNGMIRAPVRSCPDEQGWYAEKCRNGLNNPYQVFPTPLNEGFNGITSRLNGMIRPPVRSCPDEQGWYAEKCRNGLNNPYKVFPTPLNEGFNGITSRLNGMIRAPVRSCPDEQGWYAEKCRNGLNNPYQVFPTPLNEGFNGITSRSNGMIRAPVRSCPDEQGWYAEKCRNGLNNPYKVFPTPLNEGFNGITSRLNGMIRPPVRSCPDEQGWYAEKCRNGLNNPYKVFPTPLNEGFNGITSRLNGMIRPPVRSCPDEQGWYAEKCRNGLNNPYQVFPTPLNEGFNGITSRLNGMIRPPVRSCPDEQGWYAEKCRNGLNNPYEVFPTPLNGASAGYSGIVIVPDRDCQEGLKRDAGKCREVLDIPFESNHFYENCYLIFYLP; from the exons ATGAAACGATTGATATGTTTGACAGCCGCTCTTTTCATATTTCGGATCGTTTTTTCCTTGCCATTAAACGGAGAGTCAGAAGTGAAAAATATTGCATCTTCCACGATTAACTCTCCTGGTCGTGGTTGTCCAGAGGGACAGATGATGGATGCTGGAAAGTGTCGAGATGTTCTGGATAACCCAGATGAAG TGTTTTCGGCGCCATTAAACGAACGGTTAGAACGGGCAGTAGTCGAAGCAGTTCGTGATTGTCCAGAGGGACTGATGAGGGATGATGGTGGAAAGTGTCGAGAGGTTCTGCATATCCCAGATGAAGGTAACcatctttatgaaaattgttatcttatcttttattttccgcGAGGTGGTATTTCCATCACTACTTTCATATTTCGAATAGTGTTTCCGACGCCATTAAACGAAGGGTTCAAAGGGAGAACACCCAGATCAAATGGTATGATTAGAGCTCCTGTACGTAGTTGTCCAGATGAACAGGGGTGGTATGCTGAAAAGTGTCGGAATGGTCTGAATAACCCATATCAAG TGTTTCCGACGCCATTAAACGAAGGGTTCAATGGGATAACATCCAGATTAAATGGTATGATTAGACCTCCTGTACGTAGTTGTCCAGATGAACAGGGGTGGTATGCTGAAAAGTGTCGAAATGGTCTGAATAACCCATATAAAG TGTTTCCGACACCATTAAACGAAGGGTTCAATGGGATAACATCCAGATTAAATGGTATGATTAGAGCTCCTGTACGTAGTTGTCCAGATGAACAGGGGTGGTATGCTGAAAAGTGTCGGAATGGTCTGAATAACCCATATCAAG TGTTTCCGACGCCATTAAACGAAGGGTTCAATGGGATAACATCCAGATCAAATGGTATGATTAGAGCTCCTGTACGTAGTTGTCCAGATGAACAGGGGTGGTATGCTGAAAAGTGTCGAAATGGTCTGAATAACCCATATAAAG TGTTTCCGACGCCATTAAACGAAGGGTTCAATGGGATAACATCCAGATTAAATGGTATGATTAGACCTCCTGTACGTAGTTGTCCAGATGAACAGGGGTGGTATGCTGAAAAGTGTCGAAATGGTCTGAATAACCCATATAAAG TGTTTCCGACGCCATTAAACGAAGGGTTCAATGGGATAACATCCAGATTAAATGGTATGATTAGACCTCCTGTACGTAGTTGTCCGGATGAACAGGGGTGGTATGCTGAAAAGTGTCGAAATGGTCTGAATAACCCATATCAAG TGTTTCCCACGCCATTAAACGAAGGGTTCAATGGGATAACATCCAGATTAAATGGTATGATTAGACCTCCTGTACGTAGTTGTCCAGATGAACAGGGGTGGTATGCTGAAAAGTGTCGAAATGGTCTGAATAACCCATATGAAG TGTTTCCGACGCCATTAAACGGAGCGTCCGCAGGGTATAGTGGTATCGTTATTGTTCCTGATCGTGATTGTCAGGAGGGACTGAAGAGGGATGCTGGAAAGTGTCGAGAGGTTCTGGATATCCCATTTGAAAGTaaccatttttatgaaaattgttatCTTATCTTTTATCTTCCGTGA
- the LOC143218752 gene encoding uncharacterized protein LOC143218752 isoform X1, whose amino-acid sequence MKRLICLTAALFIFRIVFSLPLNGESEVKNIASSTINSPGRGCPEGQMMDAGKCRDVLDNPDEVFSAPLNERLERAVVEAVRDCPEGLMRDDGGKCREVLHIPDEGNHLYENCYLIFYFPRGGISITTFIFRIVFPTPLNEGFKGRTPRSNGMIRAPVRSCPDEQGWYAEKCRNGLNNPYQVFPTPLNEGFNGITSRLNGMIRPPVRSCPDEQGWYAEKCRNGLNNPYKVFPTPLNEGFNGITSRLNGMIRAPVRSCPDEQGWYAEKCRNGLNNPYQVFPTPLNEGFNGITSRSNGMIRAPVRSCPDEQGWYAEKCRNGLNNPYKVFPTPLNEGFNGITSRLNGMIRPPVRSCPDEQGWYAEKCRNGLNNPYKVFPTPLNEGFNGITSRLNGMIRPPVRSCPDEQGWYAEKCRNGLNNPYQVFPTPLNEGFNGITSRLNGMIRPPVRSCPDEQGWYAEKCRNGLNNPYEVFPTPLNEGFKGRTPRSNGMIRAPVRSCPDEQGWYAEKCRNGLNNPYQVFPTPLNEGVKGITPRSNGMIRPPVRSCPDDQGWYTEKCWNGLNNPYEVFPTPLNEGLRFQGKPAGFRGYGGAVVGGPDRVCEKGLMREAGKCREVLDIPLEVPSESN is encoded by the exons ATGAAACGATTGATATGTTTGACAGCCGCTCTTTTCATATTTCGGATCGTTTTTTCCTTGCCATTAAACGGAGAGTCAGAAGTGAAAAATATTGCATCTTCCACGATTAACTCTCCTGGTCGTGGTTGTCCAGAGGGACAGATGATGGATGCTGGAAAGTGTCGAGATGTTCTGGATAACCCAGATGAAG TGTTTTCGGCGCCATTAAACGAACGGTTAGAACGGGCAGTAGTCGAAGCAGTTCGTGATTGTCCAGAGGGACTGATGAGGGATGATGGTGGAAAGTGTCGAGAGGTTCTGCATATCCCAGATGAAGGTAACcatctttatgaaaattgttatcttatcttttattttccgcGAGGTGGTATTTCCATCACTACTTTCATATTTCGAATAGTGTTTCCGACGCCATTAAACGAAGGGTTCAAAGGGAGAACACCCAGATCAAATGGTATGATTAGAGCTCCTGTACGTAGTTGTCCAGATGAACAGGGGTGGTATGCTGAAAAGTGTCGGAATGGTCTGAATAACCCATATCAAG TGTTTCCGACGCCATTAAACGAAGGGTTCAATGGGATAACATCCAGATTAAATGGTATGATTAGACCTCCTGTACGTAGTTGTCCAGATGAACAGGGGTGGTATGCTGAAAAGTGTCGAAATGGTCTGAATAACCCATATAAAG TGTTTCCGACACCATTAAACGAAGGGTTCAATGGGATAACATCCAGATTAAATGGTATGATTAGAGCTCCTGTACGTAGTTGTCCAGATGAACAGGGGTGGTATGCTGAAAAGTGTCGGAATGGTCTGAATAACCCATATCAAG TGTTTCCGACGCCATTAAACGAAGGGTTCAATGGGATAACATCCAGATCAAATGGTATGATTAGAGCTCCTGTACGTAGTTGTCCAGATGAACAGGGGTGGTATGCTGAAAAGTGTCGAAATGGTCTGAATAACCCATATAAAG TGTTTCCGACGCCATTAAACGAAGGGTTCAATGGGATAACATCCAGATTAAATGGTATGATTAGACCTCCTGTACGTAGTTGTCCAGATGAACAGGGGTGGTATGCTGAAAAGTGTCGAAATGGTCTGAATAACCCATATAAAG TGTTTCCGACGCCATTAAACGAAGGGTTCAATGGGATAACATCCAGATTAAATGGTATGATTAGACCTCCTGTACGTAGTTGTCCGGATGAACAGGGGTGGTATGCTGAAAAGTGTCGAAATGGTCTGAATAACCCATATCAAG TGTTTCCCACGCCATTAAACGAAGGGTTCAATGGGATAACATCCAGATTAAATGGTATGATTAGACCTCCTGTACGTAGTTGTCCAGATGAACAGGGGTGGTATGCTGAAAAGTGTCGAAATGGTCTGAATAACCCATATGAAG TGTTTCCGACGCCATTAAACGAAGGGTTCAAAGGGAGAACACCCAGATCAAATGGTATGATTAGAGCTCCTGTACGTAGTTGTCCAGATGAACAGGGGTGGTATGCTGAAAAGTGTCGAAATGGTCTGAATAACCCATATCAAG TGTTTCCGACGCCATTAAACGAAGGGGTCAAAGGGATAACACCCAGATCAAATGGTATGATTAGACCTCCTGTACGTAGTTGTCCAGATGATCAGGGGTGGTATACTGAAAAGTGTTGGAATGGTCTGAATAACCCATATGAAG TGTTTCCGACGCCATTAAACGAAGGGTTGCGGTTCCAAGGGAAACCAGCCGGTTTTCGTGGTTATGGTGGTGCTGTGGTTGGTGGTCCTGATCGTGTTTGTGAGAAGGGACTGATGAGGGAAGCTGGAAAGTGTCGAGAGGTTCTGGATATCCCACTTGAAG TGCCGTCCGAATCTAACTAG
- the LOC143218752 gene encoding uncharacterized protein LOC143218752 isoform X5, with amino-acid sequence MKRLICLTAALFIFRIVFSLPLNGESEVKNIASSTINSPGRGCPEGQMMDAGKCRDVLDNPDEVFSAPLNERLERAVVEAVRDCPEGLMRDDGGKCREVLHIPDEGNHLYENCYLIFYFPRGGISITTFIFRIVFPTPLNEGFKGRTPRSNGMIRAPVRSCPDEQGWYAEKCRNGLNNPYQVFPTPLNEGFNGITSRLNGMIRPPVRSCPDEQGWYAEKCRNGLNNPYKVFPTPLNEGFNGITSRLNGMIRAPVRSCPDEQGWYAEKCRNGLNNPYQVFPTPLNEGFNGITSRSNGMIRAPVRSCPDEQGWYAEKCRNGLNNPYKVFPTPLNEGFNGITSRLNGMIRPPVRSCPDEQGWYAEKCRNGLNNPYKVFPTPLNEGFNGITSRLNGMIRPPVRSCPDEQGWYAEKCRNGLNNPYQVFPTPLNEGFNGITSRLNGMIRPPVRSCPDEQGWYAEKCRNGLNNPYEVFPTPLNGASAGYSGIVIVPDRDCQEGLKRDAGKCREVLDIPFES; translated from the exons ATGAAACGATTGATATGTTTGACAGCCGCTCTTTTCATATTTCGGATCGTTTTTTCCTTGCCATTAAACGGAGAGTCAGAAGTGAAAAATATTGCATCTTCCACGATTAACTCTCCTGGTCGTGGTTGTCCAGAGGGACAGATGATGGATGCTGGAAAGTGTCGAGATGTTCTGGATAACCCAGATGAAG TGTTTTCGGCGCCATTAAACGAACGGTTAGAACGGGCAGTAGTCGAAGCAGTTCGTGATTGTCCAGAGGGACTGATGAGGGATGATGGTGGAAAGTGTCGAGAGGTTCTGCATATCCCAGATGAAGGTAACcatctttatgaaaattgttatcttatcttttattttccgcGAGGTGGTATTTCCATCACTACTTTCATATTTCGAATAGTGTTTCCGACGCCATTAAACGAAGGGTTCAAAGGGAGAACACCCAGATCAAATGGTATGATTAGAGCTCCTGTACGTAGTTGTCCAGATGAACAGGGGTGGTATGCTGAAAAGTGTCGGAATGGTCTGAATAACCCATATCAAG TGTTTCCGACGCCATTAAACGAAGGGTTCAATGGGATAACATCCAGATTAAATGGTATGATTAGACCTCCTGTACGTAGTTGTCCAGATGAACAGGGGTGGTATGCTGAAAAGTGTCGAAATGGTCTGAATAACCCATATAAAG TGTTTCCGACACCATTAAACGAAGGGTTCAATGGGATAACATCCAGATTAAATGGTATGATTAGAGCTCCTGTACGTAGTTGTCCAGATGAACAGGGGTGGTATGCTGAAAAGTGTCGGAATGGTCTGAATAACCCATATCAAG TGTTTCCGACGCCATTAAACGAAGGGTTCAATGGGATAACATCCAGATCAAATGGTATGATTAGAGCTCCTGTACGTAGTTGTCCAGATGAACAGGGGTGGTATGCTGAAAAGTGTCGAAATGGTCTGAATAACCCATATAAAG TGTTTCCGACGCCATTAAACGAAGGGTTCAATGGGATAACATCCAGATTAAATGGTATGATTAGACCTCCTGTACGTAGTTGTCCAGATGAACAGGGGTGGTATGCTGAAAAGTGTCGAAATGGTCTGAATAACCCATATAAAG TGTTTCCGACGCCATTAAACGAAGGGTTCAATGGGATAACATCCAGATTAAATGGTATGATTAGACCTCCTGTACGTAGTTGTCCGGATGAACAGGGGTGGTATGCTGAAAAGTGTCGAAATGGTCTGAATAACCCATATCAAG TGTTTCCCACGCCATTAAACGAAGGGTTCAATGGGATAACATCCAGATTAAATGGTATGATTAGACCTCCTGTACGTAGTTGTCCAGATGAACAGGGGTGGTATGCTGAAAAGTGTCGAAATGGTCTGAATAACCCATATGAAG TGTTTCCGACGCCATTAAACGGAGCGTCCGCAGGGTATAGTGGTATCGTTATTGTTCCTGATCGTGATTGTCAGGAGGGACTGAAGAGGGATGCTGGAAAGTGTCGAGAGGTTCTGGATATCCCATTTGAAA GTTAA
- the LOC143218752 gene encoding uncharacterized protein LOC143218752 isoform X2, translating to MKRLICLTAALFIFRIVFSLPLNGESEVKNIASSTINSPGRGCPEGQMMDAGKCRDVLDNPDEVFSAPLNERLERAVVEAVRDCPEGLMRDDGGKCREVLHIPDEVFPTPLNEGFKGRTPRSNGMIRAPVRSCPDEQGWYAEKCRNGLNNPYQVFPTPLNEGFNGITSRLNGMIRPPVRSCPDEQGWYAEKCRNGLNNPYKVFPTPLNEGFNGITSRLNGMIRAPVRSCPDEQGWYAEKCRNGLNNPYQVFPTPLNEGFNGITSRSNGMIRAPVRSCPDEQGWYAEKCRNGLNNPYKVFPTPLNEGFNGITSRLNGMIRPPVRSCPDEQGWYAEKCRNGLNNPYKVFPTPLNEGFNGITSRLNGMIRPPVRSCPDEQGWYAEKCRNGLNNPYQVFPTPLNEGFNGITSRLNGMIRPPVRSCPDEQGWYAEKCRNGLNNPYEVFPTPLNEGFKGRTPRSNGMIRAPVRSCPDEQGWYAEKCRNGLNNPYQVFPTPLNEGVKGITPRSNGMIRPPVRSCPDDQGWYTEKCWNGLNNPYEVFPTPLNEGLRFQGKPAGFRGYGGAVVGGPDRVCEKGLMREAGKCREVLDIPLEVPSESN from the exons ATGAAACGATTGATATGTTTGACAGCCGCTCTTTTCATATTTCGGATCGTTTTTTCCTTGCCATTAAACGGAGAGTCAGAAGTGAAAAATATTGCATCTTCCACGATTAACTCTCCTGGTCGTGGTTGTCCAGAGGGACAGATGATGGATGCTGGAAAGTGTCGAGATGTTCTGGATAACCCAGATGAAG TGTTTTCGGCGCCATTAAACGAACGGTTAGAACGGGCAGTAGTCGAAGCAGTTCGTGATTGTCCAGAGGGACTGATGAGGGATGATGGTGGAAAGTGTCGAGAGGTTCTGCATATCCCAGATGAAG TGTTTCCGACGCCATTAAACGAAGGGTTCAAAGGGAGAACACCCAGATCAAATGGTATGATTAGAGCTCCTGTACGTAGTTGTCCAGATGAACAGGGGTGGTATGCTGAAAAGTGTCGGAATGGTCTGAATAACCCATATCAAG TGTTTCCGACGCCATTAAACGAAGGGTTCAATGGGATAACATCCAGATTAAATGGTATGATTAGACCTCCTGTACGTAGTTGTCCAGATGAACAGGGGTGGTATGCTGAAAAGTGTCGAAATGGTCTGAATAACCCATATAAAG TGTTTCCGACACCATTAAACGAAGGGTTCAATGGGATAACATCCAGATTAAATGGTATGATTAGAGCTCCTGTACGTAGTTGTCCAGATGAACAGGGGTGGTATGCTGAAAAGTGTCGGAATGGTCTGAATAACCCATATCAAG TGTTTCCGACGCCATTAAACGAAGGGTTCAATGGGATAACATCCAGATCAAATGGTATGATTAGAGCTCCTGTACGTAGTTGTCCAGATGAACAGGGGTGGTATGCTGAAAAGTGTCGAAATGGTCTGAATAACCCATATAAAG TGTTTCCGACGCCATTAAACGAAGGGTTCAATGGGATAACATCCAGATTAAATGGTATGATTAGACCTCCTGTACGTAGTTGTCCAGATGAACAGGGGTGGTATGCTGAAAAGTGTCGAAATGGTCTGAATAACCCATATAAAG TGTTTCCGACGCCATTAAACGAAGGGTTCAATGGGATAACATCCAGATTAAATGGTATGATTAGACCTCCTGTACGTAGTTGTCCGGATGAACAGGGGTGGTATGCTGAAAAGTGTCGAAATGGTCTGAATAACCCATATCAAG TGTTTCCCACGCCATTAAACGAAGGGTTCAATGGGATAACATCCAGATTAAATGGTATGATTAGACCTCCTGTACGTAGTTGTCCAGATGAACAGGGGTGGTATGCTGAAAAGTGTCGAAATGGTCTGAATAACCCATATGAAG TGTTTCCGACGCCATTAAACGAAGGGTTCAAAGGGAGAACACCCAGATCAAATGGTATGATTAGAGCTCCTGTACGTAGTTGTCCAGATGAACAGGGGTGGTATGCTGAAAAGTGTCGAAATGGTCTGAATAACCCATATCAAG TGTTTCCGACGCCATTAAACGAAGGGGTCAAAGGGATAACACCCAGATCAAATGGTATGATTAGACCTCCTGTACGTAGTTGTCCAGATGATCAGGGGTGGTATACTGAAAAGTGTTGGAATGGTCTGAATAACCCATATGAAG TGTTTCCGACGCCATTAAACGAAGGGTTGCGGTTCCAAGGGAAACCAGCCGGTTTTCGTGGTTATGGTGGTGCTGTGGTTGGTGGTCCTGATCGTGTTTGTGAGAAGGGACTGATGAGGGAAGCTGGAAAGTGTCGAGAGGTTCTGGATATCCCACTTGAAG TGCCGTCCGAATCTAACTAG
- the LOC143218752 gene encoding uncharacterized protein LOC143218752 isoform X6, with product MKRLICLTAALFIFRIVFSLPLNGESEVKNIASSTINSPGRGCPEGQMMDAGKCRDVLDNPDEVFSAPLNERLERAVVEAVRDCPEGLMRDDGGKCREVLHIPDEGNHLYENCYLIFYFPRGGISITTFIFRIVFPTPLNEGFKGRTPRSNGMIRAPVRSCPDEQGWYAEKCRNGLNNPYQVFPTPLNEGFNGITSRLNGMIRPPVRSCPDEQGWYAEKCRNGLNNPYKVFPTPLNEGFNGITSRLNGMIRAPVRSCPDEQGWYAEKCRNGLNNPYQVFPTPLNEGFNGITSRSNGMIRAPVRSCPDEQGWYAEKCRNGLNNPYKVFPTPLNEGFNGITSRLNGMIRPPVRSCPDEQGWYAEKCRNGLNNPYKVFPTPLNEGFNGITSRLNGMIRPPVRSCPDEQGWYAEKCRNGLNNPYQVFPTPLNGASAGYSGIVIVPDRDCQEGLKRDAGKCREVLDIPFESNHFYENCYLIFYLP from the exons ATGAAACGATTGATATGTTTGACAGCCGCTCTTTTCATATTTCGGATCGTTTTTTCCTTGCCATTAAACGGAGAGTCAGAAGTGAAAAATATTGCATCTTCCACGATTAACTCTCCTGGTCGTGGTTGTCCAGAGGGACAGATGATGGATGCTGGAAAGTGTCGAGATGTTCTGGATAACCCAGATGAAG TGTTTTCGGCGCCATTAAACGAACGGTTAGAACGGGCAGTAGTCGAAGCAGTTCGTGATTGTCCAGAGGGACTGATGAGGGATGATGGTGGAAAGTGTCGAGAGGTTCTGCATATCCCAGATGAAGGTAACcatctttatgaaaattgttatcttatcttttattttccgcGAGGTGGTATTTCCATCACTACTTTCATATTTCGAATAGTGTTTCCGACGCCATTAAACGAAGGGTTCAAAGGGAGAACACCCAGATCAAATGGTATGATTAGAGCTCCTGTACGTAGTTGTCCAGATGAACAGGGGTGGTATGCTGAAAAGTGTCGGAATGGTCTGAATAACCCATATCAAG TGTTTCCGACGCCATTAAACGAAGGGTTCAATGGGATAACATCCAGATTAAATGGTATGATTAGACCTCCTGTACGTAGTTGTCCAGATGAACAGGGGTGGTATGCTGAAAAGTGTCGAAATGGTCTGAATAACCCATATAAAG TGTTTCCGACACCATTAAACGAAGGGTTCAATGGGATAACATCCAGATTAAATGGTATGATTAGAGCTCCTGTACGTAGTTGTCCAGATGAACAGGGGTGGTATGCTGAAAAGTGTCGGAATGGTCTGAATAACCCATATCAAG TGTTTCCGACGCCATTAAACGAAGGGTTCAATGGGATAACATCCAGATCAAATGGTATGATTAGAGCTCCTGTACGTAGTTGTCCAGATGAACAGGGGTGGTATGCTGAAAAGTGTCGAAATGGTCTGAATAACCCATATAAAG TGTTTCCGACGCCATTAAACGAAGGGTTCAATGGGATAACATCCAGATTAAATGGTATGATTAGACCTCCTGTACGTAGTTGTCCAGATGAACAGGGGTGGTATGCTGAAAAGTGTCGAAATGGTCTGAATAACCCATATAAAG TGTTTCCGACGCCATTAAACGAAGGGTTCAATGGGATAACATCCAGATTAAATGGTATGATTAGACCTCCTGTACGTAGTTGTCCGGATGAACAGGGGTGGTATGCTGAAAAGTGTCGAAATGGTCTGAATAACCCATATCAAG TGTTTCCGACGCCATTAAACGGAGCGTCCGCAGGGTATAGTGGTATCGTTATTGTTCCTGATCGTGATTGTCAGGAGGGACTGAAGAGGGATGCTGGAAAGTGTCGAGAGGTTCTGGATATCCCATTTGAAAGTaaccatttttatgaaaattgttatCTTATCTTTTATCTTCCGTGA